In a genomic window of Rhododendron vialii isolate Sample 1 chromosome 12a, ASM3025357v1:
- the LOC131310245 gene encoding uncharacterized protein LOC131310245 isoform X3: MAGTDSTENHEKFDYEEEEEDDDDYEDMSDDEDMAASYNILSEANESLKRANENMERHLAAEKVVVKLKEHIALQDEMIARIKKEIAVVVEQTACSKKRTAWCMEQIAKRNQDIARRDKRIAEFREQLKRKIIRVTLESSGS; the protein is encoded by the exons ATGGCAGGAACGGACTCAACGGAGAATCACGAGAAATTCGActacgaggaggaggaggaggacgacgacgactaTGAAGACATGAGTGATGAT gaggACATGGCAGCATCGTATAATATACTTTCTGAAGCCAATGAAAGTCTTAAGAGGGCGAATGAAAACATGGAAAGGCATTTAGCGGCAGAGAAAGTGGTTGTGAAGCTCAAGGAACATATTGCCTTGCAAGACGAGATGATTGCAAGGATCAAAAAAGAGATTGCTGTGGTTGTGGAACAGACTGCTTGCAGCAAGAAACGGACTGCTTGGTGCATGGAACAGATTGCAAAGCGTAACCAAGATATTGCAAGGCGTGACAAACGGATTGCAGAGTTTAGGGAACAGCTCAAAAGAAAGATAATCAGAGTTACGTTGGAATCTTCAG GGTCTTGA
- the LOC131310245 gene encoding uncharacterized protein LOC131310245 isoform X1 has protein sequence MAGTDSTENHEKFDYEEEEEDDDDYEDMSDDEDMAASYNILSEANESLKRANENMERHLAAEKVVVKLKEHIALQDEMIARIKKEIAVVVEQTACSKKRTAWCMEQIAKRNQDIARRDKRIAEFREQLKRKIIRVTLESSVMWIRGTRSGGVILDAAFIYIYFFHFFLIQCRKV, from the exons ATGGCAGGAACGGACTCAACGGAGAATCACGAGAAATTCGActacgaggaggaggaggaggacgacgacgactaTGAAGACATGAGTGATGAT gaggACATGGCAGCATCGTATAATATACTTTCTGAAGCCAATGAAAGTCTTAAGAGGGCGAATGAAAACATGGAAAGGCATTTAGCGGCAGAGAAAGTGGTTGTGAAGCTCAAGGAACATATTGCCTTGCAAGACGAGATGATTGCAAGGATCAAAAAAGAGATTGCTGTGGTTGTGGAACAGACTGCTTGCAGCAAGAAACGGACTGCTTGGTGCATGGAACAGATTGCAAAGCGTAACCAAGATATTGCAAGGCGTGACAAACGGATTGCAGAGTTTAGGGAACAGCTCAAAAGAAAGATAATCAGAGTTACGTTGGAATCTTCAG TGATGTGGATTCGTGGAACACGTTCTGGTGGCGTGATCCTGGATGCAGCttttatctatatatattttttccatttttttctcataCAATGTAGGAAGGTTTGA
- the LOC131310245 gene encoding uncharacterized protein LOC131310245 isoform X2 — translation MAGTDSTENHEKFDYEEEEEDDDDYEDMSDDEDMAASYNILSEANESLKRANENMERHLAAEKVVVKLKEHIALQDEMIARIKKEIAVVVEQTACSKKRTAWCMEQIAKRNQDIARRDKRIAEFREQLKRKIIRVTLESSGMK, via the exons ATGGCAGGAACGGACTCAACGGAGAATCACGAGAAATTCGActacgaggaggaggaggaggacgacgacgactaTGAAGACATGAGTGATGAT gaggACATGGCAGCATCGTATAATATACTTTCTGAAGCCAATGAAAGTCTTAAGAGGGCGAATGAAAACATGGAAAGGCATTTAGCGGCAGAGAAAGTGGTTGTGAAGCTCAAGGAACATATTGCCTTGCAAGACGAGATGATTGCAAGGATCAAAAAAGAGATTGCTGTGGTTGTGGAACAGACTGCTTGCAGCAAGAAACGGACTGCTTGGTGCATGGAACAGATTGCAAAGCGTAACCAAGATATTGCAAGGCGTGACAAACGGATTGCAGAGTTTAGGGAACAGCTCAAAAGAAAGATAATCAGAGTTACGTTGGAATCTTCAG GCATGAAGTGA